The window CCTGATTGGATTTTCACAAGAATTAGAAATGGATTTATATACTGGAACAGGAGAGTCTGGGTATAAAGATGGAGCTAGATTAGAGTCAAAGTTTAATATGCCTTATGGAATTTTTATGAATGATGATGGTGAATTAATCATAGTCGATTCTTATAATAATAGAATAAGAAAAATTAAAGACGATAAAGTAATAACTATTGCAGGTTTTTGTGAAGAATTAGACTCTATGGGATTCCCATTAGGAGGATACATAGACACTGATCCTTTAAAATCACAATTTAACAAACCAAAGGATGCAGTTATGAATTCTAAAGGAGAAATTTTTATAACAGATACTGGAAATAATGTTATAAGAAAAATCTCAAAGGGCAAAGTATATACTTTTGCTGGAACAGAAGTAGCTGGATATAAAGATGGTAAAAATACTGAAGCACAGTTCAATACCCCTTTGGGAATATCAATTGACAAACAAGATAATATTTACGTAGCAGATAGTTTAAATAATGTTATTCGTAAGATAACTCCAAAAGGAGAAGTATCTACATTTGCTGGTAAGTATAGTTTAGATGGTGGATATAAAGATGGATTAACTAAAGAATCTATGTTTAATGAGCCTAGTGATATTACAATTGATAAAAAAGGAAATATGTACATAGCAGATAGTGGTAATCAATTAATTAGAAAAATAGAAGATGGTGATGTAGCAACAATTGCTGGTTCAATGGGTACTGTTATACATGGAACAAGTTATATACAAGGTGGATATAAAGATGGGTACGGATCAGATGCTAAATTTAATTTTCCTAAAGGTATAGATGTAGCAGATGATGGAACAATTTTTGTTGCAGATACATGGAATAATAAAGTTAGAGCAATAAAAACAGATGGACAAGTTATAACTATATTTAACTCGAATTTTAATGCTCCTGTAGATGTTCTTTATAATTCTGGGTATTTATATATATCTGATATGTGGAATAACGGGATAAAAAGAATAGATATTGATTTAAATAATTTAATAGATATATCTAATGAAAATAAAAAATCAGATGAAATTCAGATATGGGTTAATGATAAAAAAGTGGATGTTTTTGATGCAAAACCTTATATAGAAGAAGGAAAAACTATGGTTCCTATAAGATCTATTTGTGAAGCATTTGGAGCTACAGTCACTTGGAATGAAAAAACTGAAGAAATAGAAGTTAAAAAAGGTGATTTTTATAAA is drawn from Tepidibacter hydrothermalis and contains these coding sequences:
- a CDS encoding stalk domain-containing protein, which encodes MKKCRLIIVTIISFMVMNLIGFSQELEMDLYTGTGESGYKDGARLESKFNMPYGIFMNDDGELIIVDSYNNRIRKIKDDKVITIAGFCEELDSMGFPLGGYIDTDPLKSQFNKPKDAVMNSKGEIFITDTGNNVIRKISKGKVYTFAGTEVAGYKDGKNTEAQFNTPLGISIDKQDNIYVADSLNNVIRKITPKGEVSTFAGKYSLDGGYKDGLTKESMFNEPSDITIDKKGNMYIADSGNQLIRKIEDGDVATIAGSMGTVIHGTSYIQGGYKDGYGSDAKFNFPKGIDVADDGTIFVADTWNNKVRAIKTDGQVITIFNSNFNAPVDVLYNSGYLYISDMWNNGIKRIDIDLNNLIDISNENKKSDEIQIWVNDKKVDVFDAKPYIEEGKTMVPIRSICEAFGATVTWNEKTEEIEVKKGDFYKKLKLNKDPFVIRNGRSFVHIRYLGEAMGFDVKWIPEYYKVEIKDKE